The following proteins come from a genomic window of Acidimicrobiales bacterium:
- a CDS encoding type II CAAX endopeptidase family protein yields the protein MSADAPEAATGPTWGLREAVVGLLVGTFASVLVGGAVFAVDDFDVDAPTGLGAYVGRVVAQVVSGVEASAPGPPLSLIALLQIPLWIGLLGAPLWAVRARGGSVVSDLGASMRPGDVPTGLVIGVVAQLVMVPLIYLPLTPFIDTDEVADAARELTVKATDGVGVVLLVLVVVVGAPIVEELFFRGLLMGALGRRWGAAVAVVGSSFVFGIVHLQPLQFPALMAFGLVAAWLVRRDGRLGRAVWAHVAFNATTVVVLLT from the coding sequence GTGAGTGCTGATGCGCCCGAGGCGGCGACCGGGCCGACCTGGGGACTGCGTGAAGCCGTCGTCGGCCTCCTTGTCGGAACCTTCGCTTCGGTGCTCGTGGGTGGCGCGGTCTTCGCAGTGGACGATTTCGACGTGGACGCCCCGACCGGCCTCGGCGCCTACGTGGGACGCGTCGTGGCCCAGGTCGTGTCGGGCGTCGAGGCGTCGGCACCGGGCCCGCCTCTCTCGTTGATCGCGTTGCTCCAGATCCCGCTGTGGATCGGTCTGCTGGGTGCACCGCTGTGGGCCGTGCGGGCCCGCGGTGGGAGCGTCGTCTCGGACCTCGGGGCGTCGATGCGCCCAGGCGACGTGCCGACCGGACTCGTGATCGGCGTCGTCGCCCAGTTGGTGATGGTGCCGTTGATCTACCTGCCGCTGACCCCGTTCATCGACACGGACGAGGTCGCCGATGCGGCTCGCGAACTCACGGTGAAGGCGACAGACGGTGTGGGCGTCGTCCTGCTCGTTCTCGTCGTGGTCGTCGGCGCCCCGATCGTCGAGGAACTTTTCTTCCGTGGGCTGCTCATGGGCGCGCTCGGTAGGCGGTGGGGTGCGGCGGTCGCCGTCGTCGGCTCCTCGTTCGTGTTCGGCATCGTCCACCTCCAGCCCCTCCAGTTCCCGGCTCTCATGGCGTTCGGTCTCGTCGCCGCATGGCTCGTCCGACGCGACGGACGTCTGGGGCGGGCGGTGTGGGCCCACGTCGCGTTCAACGCGACGACCGTGGTAGTGCTGCTCACGTAG